From one Oncorhynchus keta strain PuntledgeMale-10-30-2019 chromosome 30, Oket_V2, whole genome shotgun sequence genomic stretch:
- the LOC127914005 gene encoding uncharacterized protein LOC127914005 produces MDRLYRISFLTLFLAGCLQGNPISRLQVGIDYLEKSITCPDSVFYTPTDVEDSCIVAALACSIKELNTVKVECLDNAIHLESMQHHISKTATDLQKTIDKENSTTDTSECICEDKRLEKSFKDFIQNLRHLTQAHAAKRQ; encoded by the exons ATGGACCGTCTTTACAGGATTTCCTTTTTGACGCTTTTTCTCGCCGGTTGTCTACAAGGAAACCCAATTTCCAGGCTTCAAGTTGGAATCGATTATCTAGAAAAAAGTATTACATGT CCAGATTCAGTCTTCTATACTCCAACTGATGTAGAG GATAGTTGCATTGTTGCAGCATTGGCCTGTTCCATTAAGGAACTGAACACTGTGAAAGTAGAATGCCTCGATAACGCGATCCATCTGGAAAGTATGCAACACCACATCAGCAAGACTGCCACGGACCTACAAAAGACGATTGATAAGGAGAAT AGCACAACGGACACTTCAGAATGCATCTGTGAAGACAAGCGGTTGGAAAAGTCTTTCAAGGACTTCATTCAGAACCTAAGACATTTAACTCAAGCTCATGCTGCAAAGCGTCAATAA